From Brachyspira hampsonii:
AACTTCCAGCAGCACCAGAATTTACAAATTCAATTATCAGTAATGAATTTATAATGACAAGCGTTATAGCTAATGGAAGAAATTATGGAGAGTTTAATTCAGTAACTAATATGTCATTCTCACCTGACGGTAAAACATTAGTATTTATCAATATTAATACTAATAACACCATGCAGTTGTATGTAGGCGGCAATATGACTACTAATTATGATATGATACATAATTATAAATACTCTTTTGACAGTACAATATTCGCATACTCAGCACAGACAAATAATGTATCATTTTTAATAGTTAATGGTAGAAGGCTTCCTAGAAACTTTGATAAAGTAAATGATATATATTTCTCTACAAATAATAGTTTGGTTTATAATGCTTCTATGAATGGTAGAGAATATATAATAGCTAATGACTTTGAAAGTCCTTCTTATAACAGAATAACTTCATTTAAGTTTTTAGGAGATTCATTTGCATTTACAGGAGAAAGACTTGGAAAACATTATTACTTTATAATGAATAAAAATAATTCTATAAGAAGAGAATTCGGCGGATATGATTATGTATCGGCTATGGATAATAATCAGGAAGATGCTTTATCAATAGTCTCTGACGGAAAAAATATTTTTATAATAAAAAATGGAATGATATTAAATAATCAGCAATAGTTATTATAATATTCTGACTATATATTTTTAATGCGTAAATCTGAATATGGTTTACGCATTATAATATCAAACTAATTTATCTATTAAAATTATAACTTGACTTAATTTTGATTATAGTTAAAATAAAAAATAAATTTGAATTTTATTATAGTAATTTAAATATAAAGTAGTTAATGAATGAATAATAATGATAAAATAAGAATCATACCTCTTGGCGGAGTACAGGAAATAGGTATGAATATGACAGTTATAGAATATGGAAATGAACTTCTAATAGTAGACTGCGGATTTATGTTTCCAAGATATCATATGCTAGGTATAGATTATGTGATTCCTGATACTTCATATTTAGAAGATAAAAATATAATAGGACTTATACTTACTCATGGTCATGAAGATCATATAGGTGCTATACCTCATTTCCTTAGAAAATTTCCTGATATTCCTATATACGGTTCAAGACTTACTTTGGCTTTTTTAAGAGCTAAATTAAATGATTATAAAAATGAATATAAAGATGCAAAATTACATGAAGTTGAACCTAGAAATAAAATACAATTAGGAATGAATTTTGATATAGAATTTATAAGAGTAAACCATAGCATACCTGACGGAGTTGGTGTAGCAATAACAACGCCTCTTGGTGTTATAATACATACAGGTGATTTCAAAATAGATTTAAACCCAACTACTGATAGATTTATAGATCTTTATAAATTCGCTGAATACGGAGAAAACGGAGTTCTTCTTATGCTGGCAGATTCCACAAACTGTCAGAGAGAAGGATTTTCTATGAGTGAAAGCGTTGTCCAAAATAATATGACTCCCCTATTCGCTTATGAAGACGGAATGATTATTGTTGCCGTATTTGCAAGCAGCATAGAAAGAATACAGGATTTAGTAACCGCTGCAAAAGTTAATAATAAATTTGTAGCATTCTCTGGAAGAAGTTTAATAAAGTTTACTAAAATTGCTCAGGATATGGGATATCTAAATCTATATGATATAGTTATACCAATAGACAAAATAAATAAATATCCTAGAGAAAAAATAGTATGCATAACTACAGGAACTCAGGGAGAACCTTATTCCTCATTATCGCTTATAGCAGCAGAAGCTCATAAACATATAAAAGTAGAAGACGGGGATATGGTTATATTCTCATCAAGCGTTATACCGGGAAATGAAATGGCAGTTACTAGAATGATAAATAATCTGTTTGATCTTGGTGCTAAAATGGTAGGCGAAGATAAAAAACTTCTTCATGTATCAGGACATGCTTCTAGCGAAGATTTAAAATTAATGTACAGACTAGTAAAACCTAAATATTTTATTCCTATACATGGTGAGAAAAGACATTTAATTAGCCATATAAAATTAGTTGAAAATTTAAATGGATTAGACACTAAAGGATTCCTGCTTTATAATGGAAATGTACTTGAAATAGATGAAACTTTAGAAGCAAAAATCACAGATCCTATAGAGATAAGAAATATATATGTTGATGGAAAAGGTGTAGGAGATTTAGAGGAAAGTATATTCTATGATAGGGAGCAATTATCTCTTAACGGAGTAGTAGTTGCCAATGTTGTAGCTAAGAAAAATGCTGCAGGACAGTATGATATAAAAGTTGATTTAGAGAGTAAAGGCTTTACATATACAGGCGGAGAAAAAGAAGGCATTATCAATAAAACTGAACAATTAAGAGAAGAAGGAATAAACTCAGCAATAGAAGCTGTTAGAAAGTTATTAAATAGAAATAAAAAAACGCCTTCTACTATAAAATATGAAGTAAGAGAAGCTCTACGCAAAAAATTTATTCAGATAATAGGCAGAGAACCTGTAATATTTGTATGCCTATATATGGAACATTTCTATATAGAACAATCACATAATAATAATGAGAATAATAATATTTCTGATAACAATGTAGAAAATATAGAAAATACAGAAATAGAAGATAATAAGGAGAAAGCAAAATGTCATACGAAGAAGAAAAAGAGAATCAAGAAGACAGTAACGAAAAAGAATGCCTCACAGATAAAAAGAACGAAATCAAAAAAGAAAAAAGCAGCAAAAGAGAGTTAATATTTACATTACTTATAATAATATCAATAATTATAGGAGCTGCAAGTATATTTTTAAAAAATGAAAATATTAATATATCATCAAATATTAATTCTTCTATACAATCAAAAAATGCTTTGAAAGATGGAATAGCAATAATAGATTTAAATGGAGTTATAACTCATATAAAAAGAAAGAATAGTTTAGGTATGGAATATCCTTCAGTAACAGAAGAGCTTATTTCAGATTTTGAATATTATATGCAGCATCCGAAAGTTAAGGCTATTGTACTTCAGGTTGATAGTCCCGGAGGTTCTTTAACCTCATGTGAAGAGGCTTTAAAATATTTACAGGAATTAAAAGAAAAATATCCTAAACCAATAGTGGCATCTTTCAGATCAATGGCGGCAAGCGGCGGATACTATATATCAATGATAGCAGATAAAATATATGCTAATGAATCTACTCTCACAGGAAGTATAGGCGTTATATCTCAATTCTTTAACATATCAGAATTGATGGACAAGTATGGAATAAAAATGTATACTATAAAAAGCGGCAGAAATAAAGATTCTCTGTCTCCTTTCAGAGCACCTAGAGAAGATGAGCTTGCATATTGGCAGGATATGACAGATGAATTTGTAGGACAGTTTACAAATGTTGTTGAACAGTCAAGAGGAGATAAAATAAAAGGTAATAGAGAAGATATATTTGACGGCAGAGTATTCAGCGGAAAAAAAGCATTGGAAATAGGGCTTATAGATTCTATAGGAACTTTACATGATGCTGTAAAAGAAGCTGCCAAAATGGGCGGAATAGAGGATGAAGAGCCTTATATAATAGATAAACCTAAAGAAAAAAATGATGTGCTGAATTTATTCTTTGCGAATATATCAGAAACTATTAAGCCAAAATCTAGTATTCCTTTTCCTTATGAAGAAATAATGAATACAAAATATATTGGTGTGCCTATGTATATTTATATTCCAAATTATAATGGAGTAAATTAATGCAGTTACATGAAGCTATATACTATTATATATTAAAACCTAAAGAGGCTATAAAAAAATCTATAAATTTTGAATATTCTATATTTATATATTTACTTGCATCTTTAAGCATAGCTATATCAGCATTATATACAGCATCATCTAAATCCAATATATTAACTTTAATTGTATTATCATTTGGTTTAGCAGCATATATTGCAATATCGAATATAGGTAAAATAGCTGTTATTAATCTTACAATATCAATATTTTTTAAAAATAATGATAAAAAATATATAACAACTTTCATTAATAACTGTTTTGGTATATATGGAATATTTATTCTTATTCTTCCTATAACATTAATATTTGGAAGATTTTCTTATCTGTATTTTATACAAATTGCAGTTTTATTGCTATTGCAGTTATATTATATAATTTTACTTTATAATAATATAAAATACTCATTTAATATAGAAAGCTCATTAAAAGCATTTTTAGTTTTAATAGCTCCTATAATATGTGATTATTTACTATATATATCATTGGCAATATTAGTATTTGGAGTTTTTATTAGCTATATATAATTATGAAAAAAATTAACAAATATATAATCATTGAAACTATAGGCCCATTCTTTGCGGGTATTTTATTTTTTACATTTATATTTGTAATACAGCTTCTGCCCGAATTAATAAGACTTATTGTAAATAATGGAGCCCCTTTATTAATGTCATTGGAAGTGTTTGTATATATGCTTCCTTTTAATATTGCAATAACAATACCTATGTCTATACTTATGGCAAGCATCATAGGATACGGCAGACTTTCCTCAGATAATGAGATAATAGTAATGCGTGCTTTGGGGTTTCCGCATATGAGAATATACGCACCTATTATAATATTGGGAATTATTACATTCTGTTTTTCATTATTTTTTAACAATGTTGTTATGTCTGAAGCTAATTACAGATACAGAACATTAATTTCATATATGGTTAATATTAAACCTTCTATTGCGGTAGGGAAATTAGAGTTCTCTGATATTCAAGATATGGGATTATCAATAGGATCAAAATATGCAGATGATACAAGTATGTCTAATGTTGTAATATATGACAGATCCGAAACTAAAAGAGTGATCACTGCCAAATATGGTCTTTGGAAAAATAATGAGGCTAATGCTCAGGTGGTAACTTTAACTTTATATGACGGTGTTGTACAGGAAATGCCGGGATATGGATTTATATCTAATGATTATACTGTATTTGATTCTATGGATATCAATATTGTAAGAAATGTAAGTACATTGACTTCCCATGAAAGAGGATTAAGAGAAATGCCTTCTTGGGAAATAATGAAAAAAATCAATGATTCAAAAGCAGCTGCAAATAAATCTGCTGATGACCAAATAAACGGAATGATAATAAATGCTTATAATAACATAGATACTAATGCCGTTGATATAACTTCATTTTCTAATGAATATATACAAACCAATTCAGCAGAATTAAAAGCTTTAAAAGAAAAAGCTATTGATGAATCTGTACCATATTTTTATTATGTAGAGTTTCATAAATTTATTTCTATACCTGCTGCATGTTTATTTATGGTTTTGATAGGAGCTCCTTTAGGAATAGTTGGAAAAAGAAGCGGTAAAGGGTTTGGATTCGGACTATCTGTAATAGTAGTTGTTATATATTATTTGCTTATTACTGCAGCAGAATTAATTGCAGGCAGTAAAAAAGTACCGCCTATTATCGCCATGTGGTTTCCAAATATAGTTTTAGCTGCGATGGGAGGTTTTCTCATGATAAGATCTTTCTTCAGCAGAGGAAAATAAAATTATATATTTTAATAAATATTATTAGTTTTTTTATTAAAAGCATATTTATGAAAATATATACAAGTAGGAATTATTCCTATAGCCCAGCCTACAGGATTTGCAAACCATATTCCAACATATCCTAATGGTATTGATAAAAATACAGAGCCTCCAACTTTTATAACAAGTTCAGTTATTCCCGATATCAAAGGAATCAATGCTTTTCCAATAGCCCTTACAGAATTATTATATAAAACTATTATTCCTAAAAACGGATAAAATAAAGAAGATATTCTCAGATATCCTTTACATATTTCTGATATTATATCTATATACTCATCTTTACTAGATATAAATATTCTCACTAAATGATCTCCAAATAAAAATATTATTACAGCTGCCAATACGCTCAATGATAGAGAAAGTAATATTATACTTCTGAAACCTTCTTTTATCCTATCAATCCTACCAGCTCCAAAATTTTGTGCCGTATATACCGCAAAAGCCTCAGAAATAACAAAAAATGCCATAGATGCAAATTGATTTATTCTATTTCCTGTAGTATATGATGCCACAACATTAGTACCAAAAGTATTAACTACACCGCTTATAATCATTTCTCCTATTGATAAAAATATAGCCTGTATACTCATAGATATTCCTATTTTAATTATCATAAATAAATTATCAAATTCAAATACCATATCACTTTTATTTAATTTTAAAATAGGAAATTTTTTCACTATATATAGTATGCTTAAAATAGCTGAAATCATTTGAGATATTACAGTAGCTATTGCAACACCTGCGACATTCATATCTAATAAAACAACAAAAATTAAATCTAATATAATATTGAGTATAGTTGTAAGTATTAAAAAATATAAAGGAGTTTTACTGTCTCCCAAAGCTCTCAATATACTTGCAGCACCATTATAAAAAAGCTGTCCGAATGATAAGCCTACACATATTTTCAAATAAATTATAGAATTTTCTATTATATCAGGAGGAGTCTTTAAAAGAATCATCAAATACTTTGAAAAAAATAAACCAAATATCAAAAGTATTAAAGAACTGCCCAATGTTATATAAATGGAGTTTAAAAAAGTCCTTTTAATCATAACCTCATTTTTAGCCCCAAAAAACTGCCCCATAACTATAGAAAAAGCATTCGTAAAGCCTACAGCAAATGATAAAAAGAAAAACATAGTTGAAGTTGTGGCACCAATAGAAGCTAAAGCCCTAGAACCTGCAAATTTACCTATTATAATTGTATCTGCAACACTATAAAATTGCTGAAATATGCCTCCTATAAGCATTGGTATAGAAAAATATATTATAGTTTTGAAAGGACTTCCGACAGTCATATCTTTTGTCATAATAAATCCTAAAATTTAATTATCTTCTTCTTTTGACAAAAAATTTCATTACATCATTAACATAATCACTAGAAGTATCAAGAATTATACGCTCTATAGAATTTCTTTTTAAAAAATCTAATCTTTCTTCCATAATTCTATTCTGCTCATTAAGATATTCTTCCCTTATTTTTTTATTGGACATATCGAAATAAACATAATCATCATTTTCCAAATCAGACAACACCAAAGTGCCGCCCAAATTA
This genomic window contains:
- a CDS encoding ribonuclease J, which codes for MNNNDKIRIIPLGGVQEIGMNMTVIEYGNELLIVDCGFMFPRYHMLGIDYVIPDTSYLEDKNIIGLILTHGHEDHIGAIPHFLRKFPDIPIYGSRLTLAFLRAKLNDYKNEYKDAKLHEVEPRNKIQLGMNFDIEFIRVNHSIPDGVGVAITTPLGVIIHTGDFKIDLNPTTDRFIDLYKFAEYGENGVLLMLADSTNCQREGFSMSESVVQNNMTPLFAYEDGMIIVAVFASSIERIQDLVTAAKVNNKFVAFSGRSLIKFTKIAQDMGYLNLYDIVIPIDKINKYPREKIVCITTGTQGEPYSSLSLIAAEAHKHIKVEDGDMVIFSSSVIPGNEMAVTRMINNLFDLGAKMVGEDKKLLHVSGHASSEDLKLMYRLVKPKYFIPIHGEKRHLISHIKLVENLNGLDTKGFLLYNGNVLEIDETLEAKITDPIEIRNIYVDGKGVGDLEESIFYDREQLSLNGVVVANVVAKKNAAGQYDIKVDLESKGFTYTGGEKEGIINKTEQLREEGINSAIEAVRKLLNRNKKTPSTIKYEVREALRKKFIQIIGREPVIFVCLYMEHFYIEQSHNNNENNNISDNNVENIENTEIEDNKEKAKCHTKKKKRIKKTVTKKNASQIKRTKSKKKKAAKES
- the sppA gene encoding signal peptide peptidase SppA, whose protein sequence is MSYEEEKENQEDSNEKECLTDKKNEIKKEKSSKRELIFTLLIIISIIIGAASIFLKNENINISSNINSSIQSKNALKDGIAIIDLNGVITHIKRKNSLGMEYPSVTEELISDFEYYMQHPKVKAIVLQVDSPGGSLTSCEEALKYLQELKEKYPKPIVASFRSMAASGGYYISMIADKIYANESTLTGSIGVISQFFNISELMDKYGIKMYTIKSGRNKDSLSPFRAPREDELAYWQDMTDEFVGQFTNVVEQSRGDKIKGNREDIFDGRVFSGKKALEIGLIDSIGTLHDAVKEAAKMGGIEDEEPYIIDKPKEKNDVLNLFFANISETIKPKSSIPFPYEEIMNTKYIGVPMYIYIPNYNGVN
- a CDS encoding LptF/LptG family permease — encoded protein: MKKINKYIIIETIGPFFAGILFFTFIFVIQLLPELIRLIVNNGAPLLMSLEVFVYMLPFNIAITIPMSILMASIIGYGRLSSDNEIIVMRALGFPHMRIYAPIIILGIITFCFSLFFNNVVMSEANYRYRTLISYMVNIKPSIAVGKLEFSDIQDMGLSIGSKYADDTSMSNVVIYDRSETKRVITAKYGLWKNNEANAQVVTLTLYDGVVQEMPGYGFISNDYTVFDSMDINIVRNVSTLTSHERGLREMPSWEIMKKINDSKAAANKSADDQINGMIINAYNNIDTNAVDITSFSNEYIQTNSAELKALKEKAIDESVPYFYYVEFHKFISIPAACLFMVLIGAPLGIVGKRSGKGFGFGLSVIVVVIYYLLITAAELIAGSKKVPPIIAMWFPNIVLAAMGGFLMIRSFFSRGK
- a CDS encoding MATE family efflux transporter, which gives rise to MTKDMTVGSPFKTIIYFSIPMLIGGIFQQFYSVADTIIIGKFAGSRALASIGATTSTMFFFLSFAVGFTNAFSIVMGQFFGAKNEVMIKRTFLNSIYITLGSSLILLIFGLFFSKYLMILLKTPPDIIENSIIYLKICVGLSFGQLFYNGAASILRALGDSKTPLYFLILTTILNIILDLIFVVLLDMNVAGVAIATVISQMISAILSILYIVKKFPILKLNKSDMVFEFDNLFMIIKIGISMSIQAIFLSIGEMIISGVVNTFGTNVVASYTTGNRINQFASMAFFVISEAFAVYTAQNFGAGRIDRIKEGFRSIILLSLSLSVLAAVIIFLFGDHLVRIFISSKDEYIDIISEICKGYLRISSLFYPFLGIIVLYNNSVRAIGKALIPLISGITELVIKVGGSVFLSIPLGYVGIWFANPVGWAIGIIPTCIYFHKYAFNKKTNNIY